A stretch of DNA from Streptomyces rubradiris:
GCGGACCGGCCGGCTCGTCCAGCTCGATCGCGCCCTCCTCGTAGGCGACGAGCGCCGCGTAGGCCGCCAGCGGCTTGGTGACGGAGGCCAGCGGGAAGCGGTGCCCGACGGGACCGTGCGTCCCGAGGACGGTCCCGTCGGCTCGTACGACTCCCGCCGCGGCGGTGGGGACGGGCCAGTTCTCGATCAGCGCCAGGCTCTGCAACGACATGCGTCCGAGCCTATGCGGCTCACAGCGACAGCCGCATCGACGGGTCGGAATCCCGGGTGAAGCCCAGCGCGGTGTACAGCGGCTCGGCCTCCGGCGAGGCGTTGAGCAGCACGTGTCCGGCGCCGCGCGCCCGGAACCAGGCCAGCAGCTCCTCCATGCACGCGCGCGCGTAGCCCCGCCTGCGGGCGTCGGGGTCGGTCGCCACGCTGAAGACGTACCCGACCCGGCCCCGCGGATTGCCGGGCTTGCCGATGCGGTACTCCACGGTCCCCGCCACCAGCGCGGCCAGCGCCCCCGGCCGGCCGGGGTGGTCCACCACGAACGCGGCGAAGTCCGCGTCCCCGGCGAGCCGCTCGCGCAGTTCCGGCAGCGACTCGCGCTGCCAGCCGGCCGCCCCGTCACCCCCGCCGCCTCCGTCGCCCCACAGGGAATCGATCATGATCTGGCGCAGTCGCAGTACTTCCCCGGCATCCTCGGGCCGGGCCCGTCGTACGAGACTCATGGGGCGCAGGCTAACCACCGCCACCGGGTCCGGTCCTGGGGATTTCTTACCGGACCGGCTTGCTTGGAGTGCACTCCAACGCCATAGCGTGGGGACATGACGGTGATGCAGACCACGCCAGCGGCCACCGGGCAAGCCACCCCCGCCGACATCTGCTCCGCCCCTCCCCGGCGCCACCCCCGCCCCGACGGCCAGGACCGCTACACGATCAGCGAGGTCGTGGCGTTCACCGGTCTGACCGCGCACACCCTGCGCTGGTACGAGCGGATCGGGCTGATGCCGCACGTCGACCGCTCACACACCGGCCAGCGCCGCTACCGCAACCGCGACCTGGACTGGCTGGACTTCGTGACCAAGCTCCGGCTGACCGGCATGCCGGTGGCGGACATGGTCCGGTACGCGGAGCTGGTCCGGGAGGGCGAGGGCACCTACGCGGAGCGGCGGGACCTGCTGGAGTCGACCCGCCGGGACGTCCTGAACCGGATCGCCGAACTGCGCGACACGCTCGCCGTACTCGACCGCAAGATCAGTTTTTACGCCACGGAGGGGACCACTCGATGA
This window harbors:
- a CDS encoding MerR family transcriptional regulator; protein product: MTVMQTTPAATGQATPADICSAPPRRHPRPDGQDRYTISEVVAFTGLTAHTLRWYERIGLMPHVDRSHTGQRRYRNRDLDWLDFVTKLRLTGMPVADMVRYAELVREGEGTYAERRDLLESTRRDVLNRIAELRDTLAVLDRKISFYATEGTTR
- a CDS encoding GNAT family N-acetyltransferase, with protein sequence MSLVRRARPEDAGEVLRLRQIMIDSLWGDGGGGGDGAAGWQRESLPELRERLAGDADFAAFVVDHPGRPGALAALVAGTVEYRIGKPGNPRGRVGYVFSVATDPDARRRGYARACMEELLAWFRARGAGHVLLNASPEAEPLYTALGFTRDSDPSMRLSL